From a region of the Vibrio ostreae genome:
- a CDS encoding STY4851/ECs_5259 family protein: protein MGGAGCREQQIIIGRYATEAQLVNETVSFDVKLGKDLIIQPEVINLADPAEKPHALQQRYSNGAATGVFELNKRLYQPTLIVPSSKTELAFRAKFIPGSEAIDCISDIHTLNKAVALFHPITNPNAIADVFPMLANDFNHSSWRFINDLFANYSHLPMATFEVWKAIVKHTACLSALAFKADNPVQLMERLKVEFNVIWELIPLHIWQSNIDKYRQMLLSIGLPDKVVDNKVNSRLETLSEFTPLFEEQCRALFSDQFIQPEPNLSAVFQYCLPEWSQDLVRVHLSDREWPTAFSFELETWCKKHCESLIHFEVIRGFHKSVLYFPIFAAAVACGKVQLEELSSTLYPIHYFHLRQIVEFDRHWFNPVFQSALYVFAQEEA, encoded by the coding sequence TTGGGGGGGGCGGGTTGTAGAGAGCAACAAATAATTATTGGTCGATATGCAACCGAAGCCCAGTTGGTTAATGAGACGGTAAGTTTTGACGTGAAGCTGGGGAAAGATCTCATCATTCAGCCAGAAGTGATTAATTTGGCAGACCCAGCAGAAAAACCGCATGCTCTTCAACAAAGATATTCCAATGGCGCAGCGACAGGTGTATTCGAGCTGAATAAAAGGTTATATCAGCCAACGTTAATCGTTCCTTCAAGCAAGACTGAGCTGGCATTTCGCGCAAAATTTATTCCTGGTAGTGAGGCTATTGATTGTATTAGTGATATCCATACCTTAAACAAGGCTGTTGCCTTATTCCACCCAATAACTAATCCAAATGCGATAGCCGATGTATTTCCAATGTTAGCTAATGATTTTAATCACAGTAGTTGGCGATTTATTAATGACTTGTTTGCCAATTATTCTCACCTCCCAATGGCTACGTTTGAAGTATGGAAAGCAATAGTGAAACACACCGCTTGCCTATCAGCACTTGCGTTTAAAGCTGATAACCCCGTTCAGTTGATGGAACGTTTGAAAGTGGAATTTAATGTTATTTGGGAGCTTATACCGCTGCATATTTGGCAGTCGAATATTGATAAATATCGTCAGATGTTGTTAAGCATAGGACTGCCTGACAAAGTGGTGGATAACAAAGTAAACAGTAGACTAGAAACACTTTCAGAATTTACCCCATTGTTTGAAGAACAGTGTCGAGCATTGTTCTCCGATCAATTTATCCAACCAGAACCGAATTTGTCAGCTGTTTTTCAATATTGTCTGCCTGAATGGAGTCAAGACTTGGTGCGAGTTCATTTGTCTGACCGTGAGTGGCCGACAGCATTTAGTTTTGAGTTAGAAACATGGTGCAAAAAACACTGTGAATCGCTTATTCATTTCGAAGTCATTCGTGGGTTCCACAAGAGCGTCCTTTATTTTCCTATCTTTGCAGCGGCAGTGGCGTGTGGAAAAGTTCAATTGGAAGAACTATCATCGACACTTTATCCCATTCATTATTTCCATTTGCGACAGATTGTCGAGTTTGATCGTCATTGGTTTAACCCCGTATTTCAAAGTGCATTATATGTATTTGCTCAAGAGGAAGCTTAA
- a CDS encoding DEAD/DEAH box helicase — protein sequence MKQYFSTLKQQANSRAKESTLSILGINNPALRNHLSELMETDEKFVHGPVFEQMFAWEADEITIEDLSTPKHNNLLSPELLDALDVAPHKEGCKKDSSCKCKYVLNREIRPYKHQLEAWRGLLDLQPQSQIITSGTGSGKTECFMVPVLEDLYRETQQINNSLTGVRALFLYPLNALINSQKERLNAWTRHFNGDIRFCLYNGNTPNDLKAQDRQRQRKQPQEVLSRKLMRDDPAPILVTNGTMLEYMLVRQADAPIIQKSQGKLRWIVLDEAHTYVGSQAAELALQLRRVMQAFDVKPEDIRFIATSATIAGAEAETQLKQYLARLANVDVQQVVVIGGKRVVPNLPKVTPANLTLSEIEAIDPEGEQPKEKKRSQNSEVSERRYSALASSALAVKIRELLSGYNIGPVHYAELIDKLKPYELDEAELTRWLDICTGTKSSHNSEAFLKLRAHYFQRTLHGLWCCIDPNCPNKKQSKLNGAWPFGYVYSEHRQKCHCGAVVLELAFCNDCNEPHLLAADHNGHLQQWTGKINDEFSLLDEAEKEMDEERSDQFSKNATASDTQVVIGSKQSDDYLLTGFDIVGHERFPDKSPIRLTKSMSESQQCCECGYSGRGQYNKALRRGLLGAPFYTANVVPTVLEYCPDIEVDKESRIGPNSVPGRGRRLITFTDSRQGTAKMSIRMQQEAERSRLRGLVFKELRRHVEDKVVIDGALLNQVKDYLSMPIEKLRVMLPSIEQSMPEDAKALKEYINIASSSVAIPVPQTVPWSDLVDVIKQDNDLKESMLKENKRLSPEIFDDSTGPIRLTQMLLTREFARRPKNRNSLETQGLVKIVYPGLDKIDVVPELWENYGLTVTDWRDYLKVCLDFFVRENSYITIDREWIRWIGMHFSPKTLLGPDASDVDENRAKSWPLVRKGSKRQQRIINLLTIATGIDITSTSGEDTINGWLISAWNALTGSKILQDSAADKQYSLNLTNVSFSLMNSAYICPVTNKLLDTTFKGITPYIPFKGQLDDNLCEEVKLPAVWAFEGSDDFLLSLILTRKAIANSSEVKALREQNLWTDINDRTVEGGFYYSSAEHSAQQSAERLKIYEDEFKVGRKNVLNCSTTMEMGVDIGGITAVVMNNVPPHPANYLQRAGRAGRSKESRAISYTLCKSNPHDSLVFNNPKWPFTTVIPAPHVEFSSEKLVQRHVNSFLMGRFLIEEIGLTSKEKFNLDLEWFNAKVNDEKSIAERYINWVKTCDKKFQSALSTLVKGTALRNAPLAQICKYSAKKIEEITTRWVNEYQYIENELIGVDPDGPYAFKLNSEKSRLCREYLLRDLATRAFLPGYGFPTDVVNLDTDNIADFRRQLQFRNLSKLDREDNVSINRGLPSRNLAVAIREYAPGSEIVLDGRVHRGAGISLNWQKIHVDGAKDSQKFDLAWRCPSCGQTGYETDLEVQSDSSNLVCTNIACGQAIPDNTECRKKVIQPTGFVTDYYREPTNNISNNVYVPVQPSWVIASGTATPLPMPALGYMVSDANGKVFHHSSGLSGKGYALCMACGRAESMTAKGELPNALNFEKTHKPPRPSKFDKDEVGRHADCDGSAKIMSSIHLGINSRTDVFELVIKNPKTGEYIPDNEQGRKIATTLAVALRKCLVEQLGVSTNEVQYSVRPTVIGDNQRALVLQLFDSVGGGAGFSTSAPFHISEILNGLVGKLDCRKQCDAFCPECLLESDSKHDTDKLDRMLAIEWLGDNFKHYVSLSTKHQNLIKDGKYCPQTIEAQLTDLLNEKVSECLFVLSSEVEGWDTSLVLMKSKLHELLAKNIAVSIVVPKVEFTDEIVSFLREIQKIGVQLRYGKECGAIVFQGLTSSGWSTLANLDVKATTPGAHWLTADDISIISYSEPEIATIPFELDSKEPTHLLGAVHVDIATELNGQLSNFGRGFVKLLKSKDERLTKLLKEGELKSVSYSDRYLQSPVSLLLLAEVLKALVGTSDCQIEVNSCFDEQNRNPYTVNHDWDDRDDYKAIFGAWLTHMAAKTVDTNIIDNKREVPHRRAIKLRFSTGDIVEVTLDQGFGYWRLDLSGGMHRFDFMRDTHDQIKRLIEVYKLAKVSNSANWSTWIAVNVL from the coding sequence ATGAAGCAATATTTTTCCACCCTAAAACAACAAGCTAATAGTCGAGCAAAAGAGTCAACTTTGAGTATTTTGGGTATTAATAATCCCGCTCTTAGAAACCATTTAAGTGAGTTGATGGAAACGGATGAAAAGTTTGTTCATGGTCCTGTGTTTGAGCAAATGTTTGCTTGGGAAGCAGACGAAATAACGATAGAAGACCTCTCTACCCCTAAACATAACAACCTACTCAGCCCAGAACTACTAGACGCGCTAGATGTCGCACCGCATAAAGAAGGGTGTAAAAAAGACAGCAGTTGCAAGTGTAAGTATGTGTTGAATCGAGAGATAAGACCATATAAACACCAATTAGAAGCATGGAGAGGCTTACTTGATCTTCAACCCCAATCTCAGATTATCACCAGTGGTACCGGCTCTGGTAAAACTGAGTGCTTCATGGTGCCAGTACTCGAAGATTTGTATAGAGAAACGCAACAGATAAACAATTCGCTAACTGGAGTGAGAGCGTTATTTCTTTATCCTTTGAATGCGTTAATAAATTCTCAGAAAGAACGACTAAATGCTTGGACGAGGCACTTTAACGGAGATATTCGTTTTTGTTTGTATAACGGGAATACGCCAAATGACCTTAAAGCCCAAGATAGGCAAAGGCAAAGAAAGCAGCCTCAGGAAGTTCTTTCTAGAAAGTTGATGCGAGACGACCCAGCACCCATTTTGGTAACTAACGGAACCATGCTGGAGTATATGTTGGTGAGGCAAGCTGATGCTCCCATTATCCAAAAGTCGCAGGGTAAGTTGCGTTGGATCGTACTAGATGAAGCGCATACGTATGTTGGTTCCCAGGCCGCTGAGCTTGCTCTGCAATTAAGACGTGTCATGCAAGCTTTTGATGTTAAGCCTGAAGATATTCGCTTTATTGCGACTTCCGCAACGATTGCGGGCGCAGAAGCTGAAACGCAACTAAAACAATATCTTGCTAGGTTAGCTAATGTTGATGTACAGCAGGTAGTTGTCATTGGGGGGAAACGTGTTGTTCCTAACTTGCCCAAAGTAACGCCAGCAAATTTAACCCTCAGTGAAATAGAAGCGATAGATCCAGAAGGTGAACAACCCAAAGAGAAGAAGCGGAGTCAAAACTCGGAAGTATCAGAACGTCGATACTCTGCTTTAGCGAGCTCAGCATTAGCTGTGAAAATACGAGAATTGTTATCTGGATACAATATAGGTCCAGTACATTACGCTGAATTAATAGATAAATTAAAACCTTATGAGTTAGATGAAGCAGAGTTAACTCGATGGTTAGATATTTGCACAGGAACTAAAAGTTCCCATAATAGTGAGGCATTTTTAAAACTCAGAGCTCATTATTTTCAGCGAACATTGCATGGTTTGTGGTGCTGTATTGACCCCAACTGCCCGAATAAAAAACAATCTAAACTGAATGGCGCATGGCCATTTGGGTATGTGTATAGTGAACATCGTCAGAAATGTCATTGTGGTGCGGTAGTGCTTGAACTTGCGTTTTGCAATGATTGTAACGAACCTCATTTATTGGCAGCCGATCACAATGGACACTTGCAACAGTGGACGGGAAAAATTAATGATGAGTTTTCGCTACTTGATGAAGCTGAAAAAGAGATGGATGAAGAGCGCTCAGATCAGTTTTCTAAAAATGCAACGGCAAGTGATACTCAAGTCGTTATCGGCTCAAAACAGAGCGATGATTACCTATTAACGGGTTTTGATATTGTTGGACATGAACGCTTTCCAGATAAGAGTCCAATCCGGTTGACTAAGTCGATGAGTGAATCGCAACAGTGTTGTGAATGTGGTTACTCAGGAAGAGGTCAGTACAATAAAGCGTTGCGAAGAGGTCTATTAGGCGCGCCATTCTATACGGCGAATGTGGTACCAACAGTACTCGAGTACTGCCCAGATATTGAGGTGGATAAAGAATCCAGGATAGGTCCTAATTCCGTTCCAGGGAGAGGACGTCGGTTAATTACCTTTACCGATAGCCGACAAGGAACCGCGAAAATGTCAATTCGGATGCAACAAGAAGCTGAGCGGTCTCGGTTGCGAGGTTTAGTATTTAAGGAGCTTCGTAGGCATGTTGAAGACAAAGTTGTTATAGATGGGGCGTTACTTAACCAGGTGAAAGACTACTTGAGTATGCCGATCGAAAAACTACGAGTTATGTTGCCATCCATCGAACAATCCATGCCTGAAGACGCAAAAGCACTAAAAGAATATATTAATATTGCTAGTAGCTCGGTTGCTATACCGGTGCCTCAAACGGTCCCTTGGTCTGATCTTGTTGATGTTATTAAGCAAGATAATGATTTAAAAGAGTCGATGTTAAAAGAGAACAAGAGGTTGTCGCCGGAAATATTTGATGATTCGACTGGGCCTATACGACTGACTCAAATGCTACTGACAAGAGAATTTGCTAGACGACCCAAAAATAGAAACAGTCTAGAAACTCAGGGCTTGGTTAAGATAGTCTACCCAGGATTGGATAAAATCGATGTTGTACCGGAGCTTTGGGAAAATTACGGCTTAACAGTAACAGATTGGCGCGATTACCTTAAAGTATGTCTGGATTTCTTTGTACGCGAAAACTCCTATATAACCATTGATCGTGAATGGATTCGTTGGATCGGCATGCACTTTTCTCCCAAAACCTTATTAGGGCCTGACGCGAGTGATGTCGATGAAAACAGAGCAAAGAGTTGGCCGCTAGTAAGAAAAGGCAGTAAACGTCAACAACGTATAATCAATTTGCTCACTATTGCCACAGGTATTGATATAACGAGTACGTCAGGAGAAGACACTATTAATGGCTGGTTGATTTCTGCTTGGAATGCGTTAACTGGTTCGAAAATCTTGCAAGATTCAGCAGCAGACAAACAATATAGTTTGAACTTGACTAATGTCAGCTTTTCATTGATGAATTCGGCTTACATATGCCCGGTTACGAACAAGCTGTTGGATACTACGTTCAAAGGAATCACTCCGTATATTCCGTTTAAAGGTCAGTTAGATGATAATCTATGTGAAGAAGTGAAACTTCCGGCTGTATGGGCTTTTGAAGGAAGTGATGACTTCTTGCTTTCACTGATTTTAACGCGCAAAGCTATTGCGAACTCATCGGAAGTGAAAGCACTAAGAGAGCAAAACTTGTGGACGGATATTAATGACAGAACAGTAGAGGGTGGTTTTTACTACTCTTCTGCAGAACACTCTGCGCAACAATCCGCTGAGCGACTTAAAATATATGAGGATGAGTTTAAAGTTGGTAGGAAAAATGTCCTCAATTGCTCTACAACAATGGAAATGGGCGTTGATATAGGGGGGATTACTGCGGTAGTGATGAATAATGTACCGCCACACCCTGCTAACTACCTTCAACGCGCAGGTCGGGCAGGCCGATCTAAAGAGTCTAGAGCGATAAGTTATACGCTATGCAAAAGCAATCCTCATGACTCGTTGGTTTTTAACAACCCGAAATGGCCATTCACCACCGTTATACCTGCTCCACACGTTGAATTTTCATCTGAGAAATTGGTGCAGAGACATGTAAATTCATTTTTGATGGGACGCTTTTTAATCGAAGAAATTGGTTTAACAAGTAAAGAAAAATTTAACTTAGATCTTGAGTGGTTTAACGCAAAGGTTAATGACGAAAAATCTATCGCAGAACGTTATATCAATTGGGTGAAAACGTGTGATAAGAAGTTTCAATCAGCCTTGTCTACTTTAGTTAAAGGTACCGCGTTGAGAAATGCTCCTTTGGCACAAATTTGTAAGTACTCAGCAAAGAAAATAGAGGAAATAACCACTCGGTGGGTAAATGAATATCAATACATAGAAAATGAATTGATCGGCGTTGATCCTGATGGCCCGTATGCTTTTAAGCTAAATAGTGAGAAGTCCCGTTTATGTCGAGAGTACTTACTGCGAGATTTAGCAACAAGGGCGTTCCTCCCGGGATATGGATTCCCTACGGATGTCGTAAACTTGGATACTGATAATATCGCCGATTTTAGAAGGCAGCTTCAATTTAGGAATCTAAGTAAACTCGATCGAGAAGATAATGTTTCTATAAATCGAGGATTGCCAAGTCGAAATTTAGCTGTTGCAATCCGCGAGTATGCTCCTGGTTCTGAAATAGTGCTTGATGGTCGAGTACATCGAGGGGCTGGTATTTCTCTGAATTGGCAAAAAATCCACGTTGATGGCGCGAAAGATTCTCAGAAGTTTGACCTAGCCTGGCGTTGTCCAAGTTGTGGGCAGACAGGTTACGAAACTGATTTAGAAGTACAATCTGATTCGAGTAATCTCGTGTGTACTAATATCGCTTGTGGGCAAGCAATTCCTGATAACACGGAATGCCGCAAAAAAGTAATTCAGCCTACAGGGTTTGTCACTGATTATTATCGAGAGCCGACGAATAATATTTCGAATAATGTTTATGTTCCCGTTCAACCTTCCTGGGTTATTGCATCAGGTACAGCGACACCATTACCAATGCCTGCACTTGGATATATGGTGTCGGATGCCAACGGCAAGGTCTTCCATCATAGTTCTGGATTGTCGGGTAAAGGATATGCGTTATGTATGGCTTGTGGTCGTGCAGAGTCAATGACAGCGAAAGGTGAGTTGCCAAACGCACTTAACTTTGAAAAGACACATAAACCACCGCGCCCTAGTAAGTTCGATAAAGATGAAGTAGGTCGACATGCGGACTGTGACGGGTCTGCCAAGATAATGTCTTCGATTCATTTGGGTATTAACTCTCGAACAGACGTATTTGAACTGGTGATTAAGAATCCCAAAACGGGTGAATACATACCTGATAATGAGCAGGGTCGAAAAATAGCGACCACTTTGGCTGTAGCGTTACGAAAGTGCTTAGTAGAGCAACTCGGTGTATCTACAAATGAGGTCCAATATAGCGTTAGGCCAACAGTTATTGGTGATAATCAACGCGCATTAGTACTACAACTGTTCGACAGCGTGGGCGGTGGTGCCGGATTTTCGACATCCGCGCCATTTCATATTTCCGAGATATTGAATGGATTAGTTGGAAAACTTGATTGTAGGAAGCAATGTGATGCGTTTTGTCCTGAATGCCTTTTAGAGTCGGATTCGAAGCACGATACCGATAAACTCGATCGCATGTTAGCGATAGAATGGTTAGGGGATAATTTTAAACATTACGTATCACTCTCGACTAAGCACCAAAACCTTATCAAGGATGGAAAATACTGCCCTCAAACTATCGAGGCGCAATTGACCGATTTACTCAATGAAAAGGTATCGGAATGTTTATTTGTTCTTTCTTCTGAAGTCGAGGGGTGGGATACATCTCTTGTCTTGATGAAATCGAAATTGCATGAACTATTAGCGAAGAATATCGCTGTTTCAATAGTCGTCCCTAAAGTTGAATTCACAGATGAAATTGTGAGTTTCTTAAGGGAAATACAAAAAATTGGAGTTCAGCTAAGATATGGGAAAGAGTGTGGGGCGATTGTTTTCCAAGGCTTGACAAGTAGTGGTTGGTCAACGTTAGCCAATCTTGACGTTAAAGCCACCACCCCAGGAGCGCATTGGCTTACAGCAGACGACATCTCCATTATTTCTTATAGTGAACCAGAAATCGCGACAATTCCTTTTGAGTTAGACTCCAAGGAACCAACTCACTTGTTAGGAGCAGTTCATGTTGATATTGCGACTGAATTAAATGGACAACTCTCAAACTTCGGTCGAGGTTTTGTGAAGTTATTAAAAAGTAAAGATGAGCGACTAACAAAGTTGCTTAAAGAAGGTGAGCTTAAGAGTGTTTCGTATTCGGACCGGTATCTCCAAAGCCCTGTTTCATTATTATTGTTAGCGGAAGTTCTCAAAGCACTAGTAGGAACATCAGATTGCCAAATAGAAGTAAATAGTTGCTTTGATGAACAAAATAGAAATCCTTATACGGTAAACCATGATTGGGATGATCGTGATGACTATAAAGCAATATTTGGTGCATGGTTGACCCATATGGCCGCTAAAACAGTAGATACAAATATAATTGATAATAAACGCGAAGTGCCGCACCGAAGAGCGATAAAGTTGCGTTTTTCTACTGGTGATATAGTTGAAGTCACTCTAGATCAAGGGTTTGGCTATTGGCGATTAGATCTCTCTGGTGGTATGCATCGGTTTGATTTTATGAGAGACACACACGACCAGATAAAAAGGTTAATTGAAGTATATAAATTAGCTAAGGTGTCTAACAGTGCTAACTGGTCCACTTGGATTGCTGTTAACGTGTTGTAG
- a CDS encoding DUF2474 domain-containing protein, whose product MKKNLQQWGWMLAIWAASIAALGAVSIGFRLLMTAAGLKS is encoded by the coding sequence ATGAAAAAGAATCTCCAACAGTGGGGCTGGATGCTGGCCATCTGGGCCGCCAGTATCGCTGCCCTTGGTGCAGTATCCATTGGGTTTCGCCTGCTGATGACCGCAGCCGGACTGAAATCTTAA
- the cydB gene encoding cytochrome d ubiquinol oxidase subunit II gives MQFDLSVIWFAIIVFATLMYIVMDGFDLGIGILMPFIRHHKHKDMMVNSVAPVWDGNETWLVLGGAALYGAFPLAYAVISEALTVPLTLMLIALIFRGVAFEFRFKALPNHLQFWDRSFMAGSVLATFCQGIVVGAVIQGFDVQNRVFIGGQLDWLTPFPLLCGLGLLATYALLGATWLIMKTEGELQHILYRLSYKTLFTMIAALVMVSIWTPLAYPSIAERWFSLPNLYYLLPVPLITALVCLKLAKSVRNRRERSPFIMALLIVLLGFAGLGISIWPNIIPPNITIWQAAAPHKSQSFMLVGAAMIIPVILAYTFWSYYVFAGKVNEDETYH, from the coding sequence ATGCAATTTGACTTATCCGTGATTTGGTTCGCGATCATTGTCTTCGCCACCCTGATGTATATTGTGATGGACGGCTTTGATCTCGGCATCGGCATTCTGATGCCCTTCATCAGGCATCACAAACATAAAGACATGATGGTCAACAGCGTTGCCCCTGTCTGGGACGGCAATGAAACTTGGCTGGTGCTGGGCGGCGCGGCGTTGTATGGCGCATTCCCGCTCGCTTATGCGGTGATCAGCGAAGCCCTGACCGTCCCATTAACCCTGATGCTGATCGCGTTGATCTTCCGTGGTGTGGCGTTTGAGTTCCGCTTTAAGGCCCTGCCCAACCATCTGCAATTCTGGGATCGCTCGTTTATGGCCGGCTCTGTTTTAGCCACCTTCTGCCAGGGTATAGTCGTCGGTGCGGTGATTCAGGGCTTTGATGTCCAAAACCGGGTGTTCATTGGTGGTCAGCTCGACTGGCTGACGCCTTTCCCGCTGCTCTGCGGTCTGGGCTTGCTCGCGACCTATGCCCTGCTCGGCGCCACCTGGCTGATCATGAAAACCGAAGGAGAGTTACAGCACATCCTGTATAGGCTGAGCTACAAAACACTGTTTACAATGATCGCAGCTCTGGTAATGGTAAGTATTTGGACGCCACTGGCTTATCCTTCGATTGCCGAGCGCTGGTTCTCACTGCCGAACCTCTATTACCTGCTACCGGTACCGCTAATTACCGCCCTGGTGTGCCTCAAACTGGCTAAATCCGTGCGTAACCGCCGTGAACGCAGCCCGTTTATCATGGCGCTGCTCATCGTGTTGCTTGGCTTTGCAGGACTGGGGATCAGTATCTGGCCGAATATCATTCCGCCCAACATCACCATCTGGCAGGCTGCGGCTCCCCACAAGAGCCAAAGCTTTATGCTGGTTGGTGCCGCTATGATCATTCCGGTTATCCTCGCCTACACCTTCTGGAGCTATTACGTCTTCGCCGGCAAGGTCAACGAAGATGAAACCTATCATTAA